CATGACAGAAGGTGTGACCTTAAACGTACCCGGCCATGAGCTTCTGAACATTGTCTGCGTACAGGTTGGgatccttcttctcctcctccgacgGGCTGTAGACGGGCAGGAACTGAAACACAAGTGTTCTCTGTCAAGTTGGAGTCTGAGCAAAACACCAGGAGATGGATTTCCACTCAGACGATCGGGTCTTACCTCGACCGTCATGTTGGTGTAGAGCTGGGAGGTGGTGTGCCACAGAGCCTCAAccctaacgcacacacacagattattgGATTTCATTTAGGAGATATGAGCGTCATAAACAAAGAAACCTGGTTTGACGGATATGAAAAGAACAACTCACCAGGTGGTTCCTTTGTATGTCCAGCGAACGGTGTCCTGAGGAAGAGCCATAAAAAAATACTATAAATCAAACCATAAAGTGCCAAAACAAGCACAGAGCGACCCATGGTAacagaggggggtggggggggggggggggggagagttcCTCCTTCAACAGCCATGAGCAGCGTCAGGCTCATTTCCCTCATTACACAACCTGACATGATGCAAACGGTTGCTGTATGTTCACAAACAGGATCTCATGTCATATGTCGACCTGTGATTTAATGGATTGTGTACTTTAAAGAAGAAAGTGCTTCCCAACACAACACCCTGAAATCAAGGCTGCAAATTCAACTCTGGGTGTAAACATCGGTGAAGTAAACAGAGACGAGTTGTCCCTGTGtaatagagacagacagcagtTGGTTGTAGTCTCACACCTGTGAAATGTGTGTCAACACTCCCATACGTCGACTCACCAGCTTGTTGGGGTAACGCAACAGAACAGGTTGGACCGGGACTCCGGCGACGAAGGCACCTGATGACGAGGGACAGAAAAATGAGGCAGGCCCTTTCATTCCTTCACAGTTTGTACAAACAGCTAAACGGTGGTATGTTGTCTGCTTCAGGACCAGAGAACAAGCAGGAGTGTTTCTCTTGTTCCTGCCGATACTCACCAGGTTTGAATTTGAGGAGAGATTGGCCGTTCGTTGTGGTTCCCTCTGGAAAAACCAGCATCTAGCAGAGAGTTGAAAAAAGTGATTCCTGAGTTCAGACCTGCTGTTAGAGACAAATATTATTTACCCAAAACAGAGTCCtaattcagaggctgcatttaaagatCAGGCACACATCAGAAAGTGAATCCATTCAATTCATGTCAGTGattgatttgtgtttattttggcaTCATcattaaattgaaaatatttgtCTTGTCTCCTGCGTAAATAAATCCAGATTGTGTTGATAGAAGTCTTAGAGGAgaactaaataaatattttcatactcattaccctaaccctagaGTTTAAAATGGGCATTGTGAGACAGAGAATAAGGAGAAACATAAGGATCTAAAAGCACAGAGTGACCAGTAAGATCTCACCTGAGGCCAGTAGCCATTAGAGGTCAGCCTCTCGTTGAGCTGGGTCACCGCCTTCTTCCTGGACTCGGGGTCTTTCCTGCTCACCAGCACCGCCTGGTTGAACTCCAGCAAAGCTGAGAAAAACCCAAAAGGGGGTAAATTAAAACCAGTTCCAGAGAAGAAGTCCAGAGCCCGACGGCCAAGACAGCAACACAGGAAGTCCCCGAGCGGTCAGAGCAGGTCAGGAGCAAACTACTGAGTCACTTGTTTATCTGGAGACTTCCTCGCATACTTTCATTTTCAAGTGGACTCCTCCTTTAGAAGTATTGATCTGAGTTTGCTGCAGTTTCGCAACTTGGGGATATTCAACATCTGATATCAATTCAGTGTCTTCAtgttaaacacaaaaaatgaagatttccaCCAGAGAAGAAACGGTGAAAAGATGTCGTCATTCCTGTTTGACCCAGATACAATTATTAAAACCTGTCTTGAGTTTGttgcacaacaaacacacaatctgttGTATTCTATTTGTTATTTGAGTTACATCTCCTCACCTCCGATGACCGGCAGGCTCGAGTTCTCCGACCGCGACACCACCGTGGCCAGCTGTGTCTGACACAGAACCATCATGTCCAGGTAGCCGCTGTGCGGCGCCACCACCAGCACCGGCGCCTCCTTCAGGTCGGCCctgcgacctttgaccttcacccACAGGAAGCCCAGGGAGAAGAAGACGCCTCGACTCAGCAGCAAGATGATCGGGTGGAAGAGATGGTGGCGCCAGCCGGTGACGGGCCGGGCGCGCTCCTCCTCGGACAGGCCGGCCAGCCGGAGCCGAGCCAGGGGCCAGGCCACCAGGAACAATATGGCTGCCACTGTGACGCGCACAGGGAAGAGCAAGCTGCCCAGGATGATGCCCTGAGGAACACACAATGTCCAATCAGACCAACACCAAAGAAAAACCCTCATTTTATTCTGAAGCTTGTCTTTAAAACGTTGTTCACATGCTGTACAAGCCCTGACTGAAGCACATCTGGATTTAGACGAATGTAGAATCCTTGTCCTGGATGGGTCATGTTGCTATCATACGTGTTCTGCATGTAAACAGCGTGTCTGAAGCTTTTATGAGCCGTCTGTTGGGGCTCCAgtctcagctgtaagagactctttgttctctctctctctcagaaaaGCATCCATCTCATAATCGTAATCAACTGGTCTTTTAAATATGATCGATCGAGAAGGTTTGGTCTTCATAACAAACTTCTTCAAATAGACTTTCACTATGAAATCTCTTGTTTTGTacgaagaagaaacagaaaccaaTCGTAAACAGACATAACGTGTGAGATCAGACTCTTCAAATGTCCAAAGTTGTTGATTAACGACAAACGTGAAATGATCAAATACACAACCCCCAGCTGAGTTGCGTGTTCACACACAACCAGTTACTTTGGACATTGGAGGACGAATGGTTTGAGTCTctcagcaggacaatgacctgAAGCTCACACCATCAGCAGACCACTGGCcatgggagagagacagaaaccagcagcagacaTGTGAAGGAAGCGGGTGTGtctggattgtgtgtttgtgtttggtttacaATACGTTTTGCCCGTCACACGTTCAGGCACTTTCTAAAATATTAAGGTTTCGCAAAAAGAAAGTGTCATTCCTTCTGAAGTTGTTCTGTATCAGGACTgtaaatcaatgtttttcactttaagGAAATGACTTGCAGCTTTTGTTTGGACAGATATTTAACACGTGAGACTAATGATGCAACTGCAACACAATTTATCTTGTGTATTGTTTATAGTATAGTTTTCATAAATTGCATCATAAGAGAAGTTCGATTTCTAACGATATAAAGATCTCTTCCCATAagacaacaacataaaaaatcaCGACCTCCACTCAGGAGCAGAGATTTGTCTTCaagcataaaataaataataacacgAAACGCAGCAAGACAACTGTCGATATTAACGATACGAACATTTTCATCtcgaaataaaataagaaatgaaacaaTATCAAATGTTGTATCGCAGTGGACACGGTTCATGTCTCTGTGTCCAGCTGGTTCGGAGGTTCTCCAGTGGAACCTGGTGGTGGACGCTGCAGTGAGGAACCctgagagatggagaaggtgGAGTTACCCTGATCCTCTGAGCTGTGGTCAGCTGCACCCGGTGGACGAACGGGTGCTGGTAacactcctgctcctccatgtCCGAACCCGGTTCTGATCAGGAACACGTTCAAAGTCACAAAACGTAGAAATCCTTCGTGCGCGTGAGGAGAACTCCTCCAGAAGCTCCTGTGGTCTTTatcctttaaaacaaataaaacccttAAAGTGGTGGGGGGGTTAAAACAGCGTCCGCTAAAAACAACCGGAAAGTATCGTGAGAAGCATCAACACGAAACCAGGACGACGGAGCAGGAATCAAACTTGTGGTGAACTTCCGTCCTCACGGTGCAACACCCGCTGAGCCACCCGTCCTCCTCTTGTATCCTCACCTGTCCCGCCCCTCCGCGGCCGCGCTGCCCGGCCCACCGCGCTCCATCCGGGGCAGGAGCGGGCGAGTCTAACCGGTCCCTGAAACCAGTGCGTGTGGAACCAGGTCAACTGACAGACGGGGGGCTccaatctgtctgtctctcaatctatatctctctctctatctataaATCTATAAATTTACAAATCTATCTCTATATCTTTTTATCTAGCTTTACATCACTATCTTTTTATACATCTATAAATCTGTCCATCTTGAATGTATTGAAATGTAAGTGGACTATCAAACCATCCACAGAATgtgtaaatattatattaaatgtattaaaaagacATAGTACAAACAGAAGTATATTTAGAATGTTTCTTTATGTGAACAATCTTTATTAACAAATCAttataaagaaaaagacaaactgagATCCCATTAGTTAAagtgatttattaaaatgtctcttGTATTAATCATCACACTCTGGCTCTGCCTGTCTAACCACTGCTGCCACAACAAGTTAGGGGATTTACTTTCATAACTTTGCTTCAATAACCACGTCTTTGTCAAGCTGCAGTACAAATACTTTCAAAAACCATGATGATACAAACAAGTGAATATTCAGAGGTGACCAGGTTAACAGGTGATTGTGTGCTAAGTTCAGTTGTGGGTGTAAAACATGACACACTCCTCAAACTCTGGATTTTTTCTTGATTAAATTCCAGATGTTTGTTTAAACTCTGTGTTAGAACCCACCTCTCATTCATGACACTGTGTAAACACCGTTGTTCTGGCCTCGCGGGTGTGGCCTCGGCCCCACCTGGCTGCTATTGTTCTGTGCAGGGTGGTGCGGCTGATACCAAGACTCACCTCCCAGTGTGGACCAACACACCCACAGGTGACAGGTCGCTGGGAGGAATTCCTCTACTTCAAAACttctgtttcactgtttttgtACAAAACGGTTAACCTGGTCAGAACAACTCACTGAAGCTCTttgaatttgtttatatttaattcaaataagATCCTCGTTTGCTTTTACAAATAGTATTATAATATCAAGACTCATTAACAACCAAATATATTAAAAGGGGAAACATGAGATGAACAGAAATGGAATTTGAGATCAACAACGTGTCCTGGTAAATAAACTGTTATCTCGAACCAGCAAAGTGTTTAAGATCCAAACTGCTTTGATCTTAAGTGTGTTTGCTGATTGATTTCAGGATTTCTCTAAATTCAATCAGCTGTTCATCATGGACTTTGAACATTTCAGCCGAAGCTTCTGCCTTCTTTCCAGTTCTAGAGGCCTCTAGACGGAATAAAGTTATCAAACGACAGAATGTGTGAGGCAGGTTATGGTTAGTTATCCACTGGAACTCTGCAAACACCTACAATTTAGAAGAGGGAAAGGGGGCTGTACACACAATATTTTTTTgaacttctttttatttcctttgatcAAATGCATGGCCTGCCTCTGTGCGCCCTGCTCGTGGCTGTTGTTTGAGCAACAGTTCATTCAGTTATGATCCAgagttcagctgctgcagctcgaagtaagtcacaaacacacaacttcacatgCTCTTTGCTTTGATtaattttgattttgatttgatttccagATCATTTATCGGACTGGATGCTCAGACTCGGACTGGGATGTTCGGACTGGGATGCTCGGACTGGTCTGCAGCTCGTACACAACTTCACATGCTCTttgctctcctctgctctgctctgctttgctttgatttattttgattttgatttgatttccagATCATTTATGGCCATCAGGCCATCGAGTGTGTGGACAGGGCAGGGTTTCACCACACCATGCCGGACTGCTATAGGCTGAAGAGGAGTGATAAAAACTTAAATGTTTGGATCAGGAAACATCCTCTGCTTGCCTGAGGTCCTGAAGActcaacactgacacacatagAGAATCAATCCatccatgaaatatttaaaatgcctaaaactgaaaaaattgAAGTTGAAAAGGacaattatttatctttttgtctttaCTGCTAAATTAACAGTTTGTCATCGTGCCACTAAAAGTAAATTAAGAATGTGTTGAGTTTTGACTgttgtccagcagagggcggcACAGACCCGCTGATGCTAATTTGAAACCTTTGTCAAAGGACCTGATCGAAACTTCGTGTAAAACTTTTAGAACGTTGATGATTTTAGTTAAGTAAAATCAAACATCTCACAGTAACACCTAGTGACGTGTATCATCGATCAATCAAATTTCATTTGActgactctcctcctccctcactctcctcactcccccctcactcccctcctcacctcccccaAACTCCCCCTGAACGAAAGGATGAAGGAGGTGTAAAGGAGTAggaggtgttggggggggggtaaagatctacctctgattggtccagacGCTGAGTTTCTAGGGAACCACGAGCTGGGATTGGTCGCAGGAGACATCAATCACATGTGAGTGGAGCATCCCACTTCCTTTTCGagcttccaaaataaaagcatgagagAGGAGCTTTATACTGAAATGATGTAAAAGTTTTTTCACATGAACAAtttttacagattaataaagatgatATTGATTACTTAAAAGCtgctatattaaaatgataataaaaataaatacattaattttaaatgtgactgTATATTCTGATTTCAAATTTTATCCCGTAGAACAAAACAATACATGTCCAGAACAAAGCAGTCGAACACGGACGTCGCGTCACGGACCCAGGTGTTAACAGGAGAATTTCCGAGGGTCCATGAAGGCAACCTTTTCTCCGCAGTTTCGGGTAGCTTTCGTTTCTCTCGCCGAACGTTCGATTCCGCGAAGCAGGAGGCGACTGACCGCGAACTGGAGCGTGTCCCTGCCGCTGGAGCGTGTGTTCGGCCCGAggaggagccgaggaggagaGCTAGCTGACCGGGGGACGGCTCCATGCTAGCCGCAGAGGGACAGGTGCACCGTGGCGTCGAGCTGTGACGCGTCCCGCGTCGTCCGCCCGTGTCTCTACATCCGGGGAACAACGATAAAGAAAAGACGTTAAAGTCTTAACGGTTTCAAGGTGagctgcctgtctctctgtctctctctcgctcgctctctctctctctctctctgtctgtctctcggcctgtctctctttctgccggtctgtctctctgtttctataTCTgactctgcctgtctgtctgtctctctctctctccctctttctgtctgtctctctctctccctctttctgtctgtctctctctgtgacgCGTCCCGCCTCGTCCGCTAGTGTCTCTACATCCGGGAAACACAGATAAAGAAAATACGTTTAAGTCTTAACGGTTTCAAGGCGagctgcctgtctctctctctctctctctctctctctctctctctctctctctctctctctctctctctctctctctctctctctctctctctctgtctcgctttctctctatctatctctctctctgtctgtctgtttgtctctctgtctctctgcccgtctgtctctctctagctgtctgtctctctctctctctctctagctgtctctctctctgtctctctgcccgtctgtctctctctctctagctgtctgtctctctttctctctctcgagctgtctctctctgtctctctgtctctctctgtctctctctgtctctctgtctctctctctgtctctctctctgtctctctagctgtctgtctctctgtctgtctctctgtctctctctctctctctctgtctctctgtctgtctctctctctgtctctctagctgtctgtctctctgtctgtctctctgtctctctctctctctctctgtctctctgtctgtctctctgtctctctctctctctctgtctctctctctgtctctctagctgtctgtctctctgtctgtctctctgtctctctctctctctgtctgtctctctgtctgtctctctgtctctctctctctctagctgtctctctctctgtctgtctctctgtctgtctctctgtctgtctgtctctctgtggctcAGCAGCAGATTAGTGACCTCAGCGTCTCCTGGTAGAAACAACATGGCAGATAAGAGTTGAGGGATCAGGGTGAACGTCTTCATCAGGTCCACTGCTCGTCTTCATCAGGTCCACTGCTCGTCTTCATCAGGTCCACTGCTCATCTTCATCAGGTCCACTGCTCGCCTTCATCAGGTCCACTGCTCGTCTTCATCAGGTCCACTGCTCGTCTTCATCAGGTCCACTGCTCGTCTTCATCAGGTCCACTGCTCGTCTTCATCAGGTCCACTGCTCGTCTTCATCAGGTCCACTGCTCGTCTTCATCAGGTCCACTGCTCGTCTTCATCAGGTCCACTGCTCGTCTTCATCAGGTCCACTGCTCGTCTTCAAACTACAGACTGATCATGATTATTCAGAAAATTACTTCTTTAAGTTTGACTTCATTTCTCATAATGGAACTGGTTTAACTGGTTTAACTGGTTCACAGATCAGTTGTAATAACCCACAGAGactgtatttacacatgttGATATTCTTCCTGTCTTTATTAACGAGTGCTCTTTCCCTGTGACGATGAATTGATTTAACTCTCTCACTCAGTCAGTAacagtctgtgtctctgtcctctcccgTCCTCCCTCTtctgtgtctccgtctctctccagCCTGTCCGCTCCCCTCTCCATGAGGACATGGCTCAGGCCCGGTTAGAGACCAGcgtcctgcaggaggagctcaCCTGCCCGGTGTGCCTGGAGCTGTACCGCGAGCCCTTCCTGCTTCCGTGCGGCCACAACTTCTGCAAGAGCTGCCTGGAGCGGCTGAGGCGGCAGGCGGAGCGCGGCCGCTTCCGCTGCCCCGAGTGCCGGGACAGCCACCGCTGCTCCACCAACTTCCAGAAGAATTTCAAACTCGCCAATATCGCCGATGACTACCGCCTCAGGCGCAGAGCCACCGCCGAGTCCGCCTCAGGTTTGAAACCCGGAGGGCTGCCGTCGGCCtctcggagtgtgtgtgtagttccgTGTGACTACTGCCCCTCGGCTGAGGCGCCGGGCGACGactcttctgctgcttctgtctcCCATGAAGGtgacggagctgctgctggtgctgctggtgctgctggtgctgctggtgctgctggtgctgcagcCGCCGGGTCAATGTTTGCGGTGAAGACGTGTCTGAAGTGTGAGGTGTCGATGTGCCAGGAGCACGTGAAGCCACATCTGGAGCTACCGGCGTTCTGCGAGCACCCGCTGACAGAACCCATATTTGACTTCTGGAAGAGGAAGTGTCCAGCGCATGATGAGATCTACAGGTGGGAGGGATGGAGCCATATGTTCtcagcctgtttgtgtgtctggggcTGTGAGCACAACCCTGCTGTGTCTCATCAGCTCCATTAGGAAACAGCTACAGGTTTATCTAGTCTGTGTTCAagttcctcttcttcactgagagctgctctgtgtgtgtgtccaggtacTACTGCATGGAcgacaaggtgtgtgtgtgtaacgccTGCACCATAGAAGGAGAACACTCAGGACACACAATGAAGACCCTGAAGAACACAATGAAAGATCTCAAGGTACAGTTCCAATCATggatcctacacacacacacacaatctgtatCATTACATGAAATAAGAATTACACACGTGTGTTGATATTTGTGGTTAAAACTTAAGATGATGATCCAAACATGTGGGAGCTGCGGGTTCTGAACCGTGTTCCATTCACTTTCACTTCATTGTTGGGCTCACACAAAGTCCTGTGAAGAGTCTGGAATGAATGAATATTGTTCTTcattgtagtgtgtgtgtttgtgtgtgtgtgtgtgtgtgctatgaATGGAGGAGTCACATGACTCTGGCCTCTTTCTCCAGTGCAGTTCAACCCACTTCCTGTGAGAGGCTTCCACTTTGTTGTTCAGAGCCGGTTGAATTCCGCTTGTTGTTCAGAATCAGCCGACAACCggtgtcctcacaaagacacacaaagtctTGAATTCAGTTTGACAAGTTAAAGTCCATAAACCGAACTAAACTAACTAAACTAACTAAACTAACTAAACTAACTAAACTAACTAAACTAACTAGAACTTCTCCTTCTATTGATTATCGCTGAGTCGTTTGTTCGTCCACATAATGAACAGTTCTCCTCAAATGACTGATGACGTTTCTGTTTCGATTTACTCATAAATTAATctgtaattttattgttttaaattacaaGTATATttggtgtttatatatatatatttgttttgtatgcaTTTAGTCACAGTTGCTTATTAGCCGTAGCAACAAACACTTTCTCCATCTGTTATTGTTTGTCTggaaatatttttgttaaatattgtaGTAGCTTGAAGCTTATTGAAGATAATGATGCGTTAGAAATCGTTCCCACTTTCAACGTGTTGGATGAAACAGCTCAtgacgtctctctctccaggGCGCCCTGGACAAGCAGCTGTACCAGGTTGAAAGGAAGAACAGCATGGCGGAGAAGAAGCtccaggagcagagggagaaggagagacagaacAAGGTAAGAACAGGTTCTTCACATGAACCTCCCTCCAAAGGCCGAGGAGTCGAGGTCAACTTCCAGCTATCAgtccaataaacaaacaaatactcaaCACTCAGGCTCAAGAAGAACAACTCCAACATGAGCTcatcaaacagaaacaagagaTTTAAATCGATAACGTTAAATTGTAGGATTTAAACGGTGGAAGGGAAACCAGCTGAGTGGAGAGCACCAGAGGAGGATGAAGTTGATAAGTTTATACGTATTAGATCTGTTTAAATACAACTTGCTGCTCGATGCGTCACAACCGTTAAATATTCTTTACATTCTAAATGGTTCATAAATTAAACATCTTTTGTTtcatcttttctgttttgtgttattttggatttgtgtattttttacacACAAAGTTGCTTGTAGTcgtttcagcaccatggacagcagcATTAAGACGTTGGCTGTGaagtctgaaaacacaaactcaaaacACTTGGTCTCACAGTGTTAAACAAAGAGCAGTGACCTGGGAGGAACATATcattatagaatatatattaaTGTACGACTTCACCtagtttctttctcttttgctGCTCGTGCAGAAGTTCACGGACGACTCGGAGCAGTGCCTGAACAGACTGAGCGAGGAGATGAAGGCCAAAGTGCTCGGCTTCGTGGGCCGCCTGCGGGACTGCACGCGCACCCAGGGCGACACCAACGGGCTGGCCATCCAGAAGAACATCTCCAGGATCTGTCAGGACCAGGCCCGGCTCCAGGAGGCCCGCTGCGGCCTCGAAGGTCTCAGCCAGGAGAACGATCCCTTCCGCTTCATCGAGGTGAGAAGAAGTTCCCACTTGGTTCTGATAGCACAGGTCACAGCTGAGAGAACGTGCTCGTGTTGAAGAGCAAAACAAACTTTGACTTTATGTGAACCGAGATGTTGTAGATTCTAATTTCATAACCTGTGGTGGAAAGTCCTCAGCGTTaaaacagtttcactttcagttattacacaaataaatcattctgttatatttcatgattattactTCAGTTTGGCTTAAATCAgctttttgtgtaatttgtgtccaaacatctgtttgtgtgtctttttcaggCGTACAGGACGACAGGGAAACAGTGAGTACTGTCGAGGGAACAACATGTGAgctgttgtggttgttgtactCTAATTACTTGTGTAATTTGCTGTGTGGGGAAAACGGACTTTGCTCTATTGTGTATTTTCTCTGCCTGTTGTGTGCTTGATGCCATATTTGGTGTGTGCAGGAGGTTGAGGGGTCCGACTCAATGACCattgaccgtgtgtgtgtgtgtgtgtgtgtgtgtgtgtgtgtgtgtgtgtgtgtgtgtgtgtgtgtgtgtgtgtgtgtgtgtgtgtgtgtgtgtgtgtgtgtgtgtgtgtgtgtgtgtgtgtgtgtgtgtgtgtgtgtgtgtgtgtgtgtgtgtgtgtgtgtgtgtgtgtgtgtgtgtgtgtgtgtgtgtgtttgttttcaggtgcCGTCGGCAGCTGAGGAGGAACATGTTCTACCCAGAGTACGTGGACATGGAGACGGAGGTTCTGGTCACGTTGATGGAAGAAGAGATGAGGAAGTTCCTGGACGAGGAACTCCAGTGTAGCATCATTGCCGCCTTAAATTCTTTGTGTACGTAGTTTTCTAACTTTGCTCAAAGTGCTGTCATCACCGAACATCAGCTGTTTTAAATACGAGCTCTGCCGTTTCAAACAACACGTTGTATTTTTATGTGTTGTTGATATAAAATACTCATTTGTGCAGTTGTCAGGTTACAGGAGAAGATTATTAAAATTCACTGAATCAAAAACCATTTGTCCATCCATCAGGTCATCTCACAGatcatgaggaggaggaggaggagcagtatGAGATTGAGGAAGAGGCCACagaggaggacgatgatgatgacgacCTCAACGACAGCAGcgaggaggacatgaggagtgAGGgcgaggtggaggaagaggaggaggacgacgaagAGGAAGGATCCAACCAGAGGGAGCTGGCAGATGATCTTTAcagtccagaggaggaggaggaggaggaggaggaggaggaggaggaggacgacagtGATGAGGAAGCAGAGAGTATAGATtgggcggcggaggaggaggagagagtggttTAAATGAGGATGTGATTTGTTTACATATATTTTTCCACCTCTTTGAAGCACTTTGAATTTGACACTCAGCTTCGGGTGAGGGCAGCAGATGTTCCCACATCTCTTTGAATGTCCCTCCGACAGAGCAGCTGCCACACGTTGCCTCAAACCTTCCACAGCGAGCTGAGATCCaccg
This sequence is a window from Platichthys flesus chromosome 24, fPlaFle2.1, whole genome shotgun sequence. Protein-coding genes within it:
- the lpcat4 gene encoding lysophospholipid acyltransferase LPCAT4; translation: MEEQECYQHPFVHRVQLTTAQRIRGIILGSLLFPVRVTVAAILFLVAWPLARLRLAGLSEEERARPVTGWRHHLFHPIILLLSRGVFFSLGFLWVKVKGRRADLKEAPVLVVAPHSGYLDMMVLCQTQLATVVSRSENSSLPVIGALLEFNQAVLVSRKDPESRKKAVTQLNERLTSNGYWPQMLVFPEGTTTNGQSLLKFKPGAFVAGVPVQPVLLRYPNKLDTVRWTYKGTTWVEALWHTTSQLYTNMTVEFLPVYSPSEEEKKDPNLYADNVQKLMAGALGLPATDYVMEGGVPVNKLGGLSLPVESPARNTLSLLYKSGLGATAVEEALDRMIDRCQSGAPGSKVGPETLSSILGLTERETAVRVCKLYSKDETVDVGQFYLSVAALSGFLSFKALLHKAFNLFDREGRGSLSAEELSGLMGALLGVPQYNTHPLYEAASHQDKLTEANLLRVLTTHPTYQRVVNEYLQPVEAGSHLPWGRGVNNNRDVHDSKKFE
- the zgc:92594 gene encoding E3 ubiquitin/ISG15 ligase TRIM25 — translated: MAQARLETSVLQEELTCPVCLELYREPFLLPCGHNFCKSCLERLRRQAERGRFRCPECRDSHRCSTNFQKNFKLANIADDYRLRRRATAESASGLKPGGLPSASRSVCVVPCDYCPSAEAPGDDSSAASVSHEGDGAAAGAAGAAGAAGAAGAAAAGSMFAVKTCLKCEVSMCQEHVKPHLELPAFCEHPLTEPIFDFWKRKCPAHDEIYRYYCMDDKVCVCNACTIEGEHSGHTMKTLKNTMKDLKGALDKQLYQVERKNSMAEKKLQEQREKERQNKKFTDDSEQCLNRLSEEMKAKVLGFVGRLRDCTRTQGDTNGLAIQKNISRICQDQARLQEARCGLEGLSQENDPFRFIEAYRTTGKQCRRQLRRNMFYPEYVDMETEVLVTLMEEEMRKFLDEELQCSIIAALNSLCHLTDHEEEEEEQYEIEEEATEEDDDDDDLNDSSEEDMRSEGEVEEEEEDDEEEGSNQRELADDLYSPEEEEEEEEEEEEEDDSDEEAESIDWAAEEEERVV